Part of the Tolypothrix sp. PCC 7910 genome, AAGCCGATTTAGTGCATTTGGGTGAAGAAACTGGAGGTTGTCATGATATTAGTATGCGATCGCTCCAGTATCAACTCACTTTCTACCACAATCATTTTTTGCTGGGGTTGAAAAACCTCACTGTTAGCCAAGCTTTACGACTATACGCCCGTTTATTTGATTGTCACGTACTAGGGCGACCTCCTTGTCATAAAAGCGGTTCTCCCATCAAAATCGCTACTCGTGGCTTTTTCTATATTTTGGGTTTTTTCAAGGCGTTGAGTACTGTGATTCAATCATTATGGAATGATGGGCAAACTTATAGTCGGCTTGATCCGAAGTTTTAGTTATTTTTGACCGCAGATATAGAGAATTTCTATTTAAAAAGTTAATGGTGCGTTACGCTGTCGCTAACGCACCCTACGTTTATTAATTAAATAAAATATGAAAATTTTAGTTGCTAGTCATACTTATATTGTAGATTTAAACTGCGAAAAGTTACGCGCTTTATCGCAATTAGAACCTGGTATTGAAGTAACGGTTGTTGTTCCTAAACGTTGGCGACCTGGTGGGGTACAAAATAAAGTTATTGAAACTGAATATAAGGATGAAGGTGCATTTAAAATAGTCCCGGTTTCTAATTTTAGCCAAAATCATCAAGGCTTGCTCACATTTGGGGCTGATTTGATATCTTTGTTAAAGCAGTTTCGTCCTCAAGTTATTCAAGTAGAGCAAGCTTCTAGGGGACTGGCTTATACTCAAATGATTATTTTAAATAAAATTTTGGGTTTGCAGGCAAAAAATATATTTTTTACTTGGTGGAATTTGCCGTATGAACTCAAATTTCCAGTTGGTTTATTAGAAAAATTTAATTTAGATAATAGCCACGGTATTATTTCTGGTAATCAGGATGGGGCGGAAGTTTTACGACAGCGAGGCTACCAGGGGCCGATTAAGGTGATGCCTCAGTTGGGTGTAGATGAACGGATTTTTAATCCCCACAGTCAACCAGAGTTAGCAACTAAACTGGGTATTTTTCCCGATGAATTTGTAGTTGGTTTTGTTGGCAGATTCGTACCAGAAAAGGGGTTGTTAACTCTGTTGCAAGCATTAATATCTATCAAAAATAAACCTTGGAAATTACTGTTGCTGGGACGAGGGGATTTACAGGCAGAAATACTGAAAATAGCTGTAGAGAATCAGATTCAAAATAGAGTCATAATCATTGAAAGTGTTCCCCATGATGTAGTACCGCAATATATCAATTTAATGGATACTTTGGTACTGCCATCTGAAACAACTTACAAATTTAAAACCTTAACTGCGGTTGGCTGGAAAGAACAATTTGGTCATGTGATTATTGAGGCTATGGCTTGTAAAGTACCTGTGATTGGTTCTAATTCTGGCGAAATTCCTCATGTGATTGGTGATGCTGGTTTGATTTTCCCGGAAGGTGATGCCCAAGCTTTAGCTAATTGCTTAACTCAATTAATTGATAATCCGGAGTTAAGGCAGAAAGTTGGGGTTATGGGTTATCAAAAGGCGATGGATAAATATACTAATAAAGCTGTAGCACAGCAGCAATTAGAGTTTTATCGGGAACTTGTCAAGAGTTATTAGAGATTAATACGCTTGGGTTAAGTCATTAGCAATTGATTTGTCACTTATTAAAGAAGTCAGATAAATTGGGGGATTCTCCCCCAAACCTCCGATTGGGTGACGGTTGCGTCCCCCAAACCCCCTCCAAAATTATTGTTCTGTTTTTTTGTGGAATAACTAGTTTTTTGTCTTTGTTAATCAATTAATTTTCTTAACTGAACTGTATTTTAGTTAGAGATTGTTGAATTTTATTGTTTAACGCAAAGGGGTACGAGGTTTTATCAGAGCTATTGATGTTAAGGATAAAATTATGAAAGTATTACATATTGTTCCTTCTATTTCTCTTATTTATGGCGGCCCTAGTCAAATGGTATTAGGGTTAGCTCCTGCTTTGGTAAAGGAGGGGGTGGAAGTTACGGTAATTACAACTAATAGTAATGGCGATACTGGACAACAACCTCTGGAGGTTCCTTTAAATGCAGCGATAAAACAAGATGGTTATGAAATTATCTATTTCCGTTGTGCGCCATTTCGTCGTTATAAGTTTTCGCTAGATTTACTTAAGTGGTTAAAACGCAACGCTTGTGAGTATGATATAGCCCATATTCATGCTTTATTTTCTCCTGTTAGTAGTGCAGCAGCAACTATTTGCCGTCAGCAAAAGTTACCTTATATTTTGCGTCCTTTAGGAACTCTCGATCCAGCTGATTTACGCAAGAAAAAGTTATTAAAACAGATTTATGCTGCAATTATTGAACGTCAAAATATAGCTGGTGCGGCGGCTATTCATTTTACTAGTTCTCAGGAAGCAAAAATATCAGCGAGATTTGGGGTAGCGACGCAAGATTTGGTGATTCCTTTGGGTGTGATTCCGCCAAAATTAGCAACTCATCAGCAAAAATTGGAGATTCCTAAGGATGTACCTGTAATATTATTCATGTCGCGGATTGACCCTAAAAAAGGGTTGAATTTGTTAATTCCGGCACTAGAAAAGGTGTTAACTGCTGGTTGTAATTTTCACTTTGTCTTAGCTGGGACAAATCCCCAAGATCCAGATTATGAACAAAGTATCATTTCTCAAATCCAAAATTCGCTACTGCGATCGCACACTACAATTACAGGTTTCGTTACAGGTGAGTTAAAAGCTAGTTTACTGCAAGCTGCCGATGTCTTCGTTTTGCCTTCCTACTATGAAAACTTTGGCATTGCGGTAGCTGAGGCGATGGTAGCGGGGGTACCTGTGGTAATTTCCGATCAGGTGCATATTTGTCACCAGGTAAGTGAAAGCGAATCGGGATGGGTTGGGGAGTTAGATGTACAGGTATTAGTCAATTTACTACATATAGCCTTGCAAAACCCCGCAGAACGCCAGCGTCGCGGACTTAACGCCCAGCAATATGCATTACAACATTACAGCTGGAATGCGATCGCTCACCAAATGATTTCAGCATACCAGCAAATTCTACCTTAACAACATTGTTCCATCTCTCCCATGCCCAATGCCCCATGCCCCATGCCCTATTTTTATTGCGCTTCTTTACACGAAATTACGTAAAATCACATTTCTTTACCAGGCACTTAACCCGATTGATGAACCGGGGTTTTATGTGACGATCACATAGTAGAATACTTAATGCCTTTCTAATTACAGGGAAGTTCTCATGACTCTCCGTCTAGGTGATACAGTACCCAACTTTACGCAAGCCTCTACACACGGCGACATAAATTTTTACGAATGGGCAGGTGACAGCTGGGTTGTGCTGTTTTCACACCCTGCTGACTATACACCTGTTTGCACCACTGAACTAGGTACAGTTGCCAAGCTGAAACCAGAATTTGACAAGCGCAATGTCAAAGCGATCGCTCTCAGCGTCGATGATGTAGAATCCCATAACGGATGGGTGGGTGATATTGAAGAAACCCAAAACACTACTCTCAACTACCCAATTTTGGCAGATGCAGATCGTAAGGTTTCTGACCTGTACGATATGATTCATCCTAATGCCAACGCAGCAGTGACAGTGCGATCTGTTTTTGTTATTGATCCCAATAAAAAGCTACGCCTGAGTTTCACATACCCTCCTAGCACAGGACGCAACTTTGATGAACTGTTGCGGGTAATTGATTCTCTGCAATTGACAGATAATTACAGTGTGGCGACACCAGCTGACTGGAAAGACGGGGATAAGGTTGTAATTGTTCCCTCACTTAAAGATCCAGAAGTGCTGAAGGAGAAATTCCCCAAAGGTTACGAGGTAGTTAAACCCTATCTGCGCTTGACTCCTCAGCCTAACAAGTAAGTCTTATTACTTCAATCTTTTTGCTGTCAAGGCGCAAAGTTTTAGCTTCGCGCCTTTGCTTGTTTAGGTCAGAATAAAGATAAAAGTTAGTCTGGTAAGCAGTATGTTCTCATCTCCCTTGGTGTTGCAAATTCCGCCATCAATGCAAATGACAGACGAACAATTCTTTGAGTTTTGTCAGGTGAATCGCGATTTACGCATTGAGCGTAATAAATTGGGAGAAATATCAATTATGCCACCTACGGGTTCAGAATCAGGGAATCGTAACTTCAATATTGCCTTACAGCTAGGAGTTTGGGCAGAACATGATGGTACAGGTATTTGTTTTGACTCCAGTACAGGCTTTAAGCTATCAACAGGTGCAGATAGATCCCCGGATGCTTCTTGGATGAAATTGGAACGCTGGAATAGTCTTTCAGCCGCACAACAAGAAAAGTTTGCGCCTATTTGTCCAGATTTTGTGATTGAATTGCGATCGCCTAGCGATAATCTCCAACCTCTCAAGGACAAGATGGAAGAATATATGCGGGAACCTGGGGTACAGTTAGGCTGGTTAATTGATCGCAAACATTGTCAAGTTTATATTTATCGTCCTGGTAACCCGGCAGAATGCTTAGATAATCCTGTTACTCTTAGCGGCGATCCGGTGTTGCCTGGTTTTGTTTTGAATATGAGTAAGGTTTGGTAGTATAATCTTTTATCTAAAATATTAGAATTTTATTGAGATTTTTCTGACAAAATTGTATAAGCTTCGTTAACTAGCCGCATTTTTTCTTGAGCTTGTTTTTGTAATTGTGGCTGATTAACAAATAAATCTGGATGCCATTTTTTCACTAAAGTTTTGTAAGCTTGTTTTATCTCAGTCAATGAAACACCAGCTTGCAATCCTAAAACTGAATAGGCGCGAGTAATTTTGTCTTTTTCCGCTTGGGTTTTAGGTTGCTGAGATGTATTGTTATTTTTATTTGTATTGCTTTGTTTATTAGCTTGATAACCTGGAGAACGCATTTCTGCTTTCATCCGCGCTATTTCTTCATCGAGTTCCCAATTGTGAAATTTTGCTTCCACTTCGGCTGGATTGGGAGATGGTGAAGCCTTTTGTTGTGGGGGAGTATTAACGCGGTGAGTAGATGTGCGATATGTAGAGGATGCAGAATCATTCACCTTTTCTTCTACTTTTGCGTAAGTCTTTTGTTCTGGTTCTGCAGGTGGGGTATATGGCTTGTATTTTGGTGTTTCTCGATAAGGTTGATAATTAGCAGGTATCTTAGCTTTATTTAACTCTTGCAATAATTGATTAAAATTATTTTGTAACTGTTGTAAATTTTGTCGCTTATGAGCAATTTCCAGTGGTTCTTGACTACCTACAAATCGAATTATTGTTTTAGCTTTTGGCTCATATTCAGCTAAAATTGCTAATCCTTGATGACTTAATTGAGTGAAATAATCTTCAGTTGCATTTATACAAATTTGAGCAACTTGCTGATGATAGGATTCCTTAGCTGATTTATCGTCAGCATCTTGAATATTTTTATTTAATAAATAAGAAATACTTCCTAAGACAGCTGCACCAACAGGCCCACCTAATAACCAGCCAATACCACTACCAACTGCTACCGTACCAGTTTCACTTAAATCATTGCTATTGTTCGGCTTAGGAGGTAGATTAATTTGTGGTTCGCTGGATAAGGGAATCAATAAATCTTCTGGTCTTTCTTCTTGAAAAAATTCGTAAGCTTGATATAGCCATTTCATTATCGAGCGTTGTAACTCTGTTAAGTCTTTTTTTAATATATCTGTTTGCCAAGTTTTAAAGTTATTTTCAGCAATTGCTACTGTGGCATCAGTTTGATATTTTTTGAGTAGAGAGTCTAGATTTAGCCAATTTCGTAAATCATCAATACTCTTATTGAAACCTTGTTGAATAAGATTGGCAGCTTTTTGTTTAATCTCAATTTTCGCAGTTTGTTTGTCATCAAAAGAGCTAACTTCGCTGAGAAGAGGGTCAATTTTAGCTTTTAAACTTAATTGAATTTGAGATGCGATCGCCTGTACTCGCGGTAAGCGTACACTACCGCGATTTTGTTGTAAAATACCCACAATATTTTGCAAAGCTGCTTCAAAGGTAGTTAAGCCACTACTAGTAGCTAGAGCTACATCTCCTTTTAATCTAGCTCTTAAGGCTGGTAAAGCATCCACACGATATAAATTACTAAACCCTGGCGGTAGTTCGGCGCGAAAACTTTCTGCAACAAACAGCAGACGATTTTGCACTTGCTGCTGCTCATCTGGTTCGAGTAAGTTAATAAAATTAGCAACAAAAATAACGGTTTTAATACCCCGATCCAATAGCCAATCTCGCAGGTTTTCGCGTTCACCTAAAGTCATTAACTTGCGCGCATCAAGTAATTGTATAACTAAATCTGTAGTCAGCAGGCGATCGCGA contains:
- a CDS encoding Uma2 family endonuclease codes for the protein MFSSPLVLQIPPSMQMTDEQFFEFCQVNRDLRIERNKLGEISIMPPTGSESGNRNFNIALQLGVWAEHDGTGICFDSSTGFKLSTGADRSPDASWMKLERWNSLSAAQQEKFAPICPDFVIELRSPSDNLQPLKDKMEEYMREPGVQLGWLIDRKHCQVYIYRPGNPAECLDNPVTLSGDPVLPGFVLNMSKVW
- the hpsO gene encoding hormogonium polysaccharide biosynthesis glycosyltransferase HpsO, which produces MKILVASHTYIVDLNCEKLRALSQLEPGIEVTVVVPKRWRPGGVQNKVIETEYKDEGAFKIVPVSNFSQNHQGLLTFGADLISLLKQFRPQVIQVEQASRGLAYTQMIILNKILGLQAKNIFFTWWNLPYELKFPVGLLEKFNLDNSHGIISGNQDGAEVLRQRGYQGPIKVMPQLGVDERIFNPHSQPELATKLGIFPDEFVVGFVGRFVPEKGLLTLLQALISIKNKPWKLLLLGRGDLQAEILKIAVENQIQNRVIIIESVPHDVVPQYINLMDTLVLPSETTYKFKTLTAVGWKEQFGHVIIEAMACKVPVIGSNSGEIPHVIGDAGLIFPEGDAQALANCLTQLIDNPELRQKVGVMGYQKAMDKYTNKAVAQQQLEFYRELVKSY
- the hpsP gene encoding hormogonium polysaccharide biosynthesis glycosyltransferase HpsP, producing MKVLHIVPSISLIYGGPSQMVLGLAPALVKEGVEVTVITTNSNGDTGQQPLEVPLNAAIKQDGYEIIYFRCAPFRRYKFSLDLLKWLKRNACEYDIAHIHALFSPVSSAAATICRQQKLPYILRPLGTLDPADLRKKKLLKQIYAAIIERQNIAGAAAIHFTSSQEAKISARFGVATQDLVIPLGVIPPKLATHQQKLEIPKDVPVILFMSRIDPKKGLNLLIPALEKVLTAGCNFHFVLAGTNPQDPDYEQSIISQIQNSLLRSHTTITGFVTGELKASLLQAADVFVLPSYYENFGIAVAEAMVAGVPVVISDQVHICHQVSESESGWVGELDVQVLVNLLHIALQNPAERQRRGLNAQQYALQHYSWNAIAHQMISAYQQILP
- a CDS encoding peroxiredoxin, whose product is MTLRLGDTVPNFTQASTHGDINFYEWAGDSWVVLFSHPADYTPVCTTELGTVAKLKPEFDKRNVKAIALSVDDVESHNGWVGDIEETQNTTLNYPILADADRKVSDLYDMIHPNANAAVTVRSVFVIDPNKKLRLSFTYPPSTGRNFDELLRVIDSLQLTDNYSVATPADWKDGDKVVIVPSLKDPEVLKEKFPKGYEVVKPYLRLTPQPNK
- a CDS encoding dynamin family protein, translating into MEPQYQDYQELINSLKSASTLLGLDSKSQLHQDITAISNYLANPNFQIAVFGPFNHGKSTLLNAILGNRTLPIDLIPTTGAAISIKYGTDLQTRIILTDGTEIERDGTEILQQFAILDGNRQMRQDVASVEVFCPHPFLARGIELLDLPGTNDREAQDNLVRDRLLTTDLVIQLLDARKLMTLGERENLRDWLLDRGIKTVIFVANFINLLEPDEQQQVQNRLLFVAESFRAELPPGFSNLYRVDALPALRARLKGDVALATSSGLTTFEAALQNIVGILQQNRGSVRLPRVQAIASQIQLSLKAKIDPLLSEVSSFDDKQTAKIEIKQKAANLIQQGFNKSIDDLRNWLNLDSLLKKYQTDATVAIAENNFKTWQTDILKKDLTELQRSIMKWLYQAYEFFQEERPEDLLIPLSSEPQINLPPKPNNSNDLSETGTVAVGSGIGWLLGGPVGAAVLGSISYLLNKNIQDADDKSAKESYHQQVAQICINATEDYFTQLSHQGLAILAEYEPKAKTIIRFVGSQEPLEIAHKRQNLQQLQNNFNQLLQELNKAKIPANYQPYRETPKYKPYTPPAEPEQKTYAKVEEKVNDSASSTYRTSTHRVNTPPQQKASPSPNPAEVEAKFHNWELDEEIARMKAEMRSPGYQANKQSNTNKNNNTSQQPKTQAEKDKITRAYSVLGLQAGVSLTEIKQAYKTLVKKWHPDLFVNQPQLQKQAQEKMRLVNEAYTILSEKSQ